In the Clostridia bacterium genome, CGCCTTCCGAATCGGAAGGCGGGCTCTTATTTCAATATCCGTTATTACGCCGTTATCAGAAGTACGCGCTGAGAATGGTCGTCACGATCATGAAGTAGGCGAGGACGGAGACGGCGTCTACTATCGTCGTTATCATCGGCGAAGCCATCAGCGCGGGGTCTATCTTGATCTTGCTGGCAAGTATCGGCATCGAGCAGCCGAGGAACTTCGCCGTCGTTATCGTCACGAGCATCGCGCAGGCGGTGACTATCGCGAACATATAGGTCGGGATGTTCTGTTCGCCGATGCTCGAGCCGTACATGATGAAGACTCTGACCGTGTTCACCGCGGAGAGCGAAAGCCCGACGAGCAGCGCTATACGCAGCTCCTTCCACACGGCTTTGAAGTAGTCGCTCGTTTTGATCTCGCCGACCGCGAGGCCGCGGATTATCATCGCGCTGGCCTGCGAACCGCAGTTGCCGCCGGTGTCCATAAGCGTCGGGATGAAGGCGACGAGCGCGGGTATCGCGGCGATCGCCGCTTCGTAATGCTGGATTATCAGTCCCGTCACCGTGGCGGAAAGCATAAGGACGAAGAGCCAGAGGAAGCGGTTGCGCGCGTGCTTGAAGACGGAGGTCTTGAAATAGGTGTCTTCAAGCGGGTTAACGGCCGCCATCTTCGAAATGTCTTCGGTGGCCTCTTCTTCCATGACGTCGATGGCGTCGTCGACGGTGATTATGCCGACGAGCCGCTGTTCGCCGTCGACTACGGGAAGCGCGAGCAGGTCGTATTTCTGGAACTGTTTGGCGACGACTTCCTTATCCTCGACGGTGTCGACGGATATGACGTTAGTCTCCATAATGTCGTCTACGATCGTGCCGCTGTCCGCGAGCATCAGGTCCTTCGCGGTAACGACGCCCTTCAGCTTGCGCGCGCGGTCGGTAACGTAGCAGGTGTAGATCGTTTCCTTGTCTATGCCGGTGCGCTTTATGCGCTCGAACGCCTGCTCGACGGTCATTCCCTCAATGAGCGAGACGAACTCGATGGTCATCAGCGCGCCCGCGCTGTCCTTCGGGTATTTCAGGATCTCGTTTATCGTCTGGCGCGTCTTGGCGTCGCAGTTTTTGAGTATCCTCGTGACGACGTTCGCGGGCATCTCTTCGATAAGGTCGACGGTGTCGTCCATATAGAGCTCGTCGAGCATTTCGTGAAGCTCGCGGTCGGAGAAGGCGCGTATCAGCAGCTCCTGCTGATCGCCGTCCATCTCGACGAAGACCTCCGCGGCGAGCTCCTTCGGCAGTATGCGGTAGAGGAAGGGGAGCTTCGCTTCGTCGACTTCTTTGAATATGACCGCGATGTCCGCGGGGTTCATGGGGGTAAGCACCTGTTTGAGCTTTGGTATGTCCTTTTCTTCAAGCAGCGCGGATATTTCTTCCGCCATATTTTCGAGCTCCAGCTCTTCCATTGCCTTACCTCCTTGTTTTTGTTTTTTTGAGGGACAAAAACCCTCCGCCGTGTCGGCGGAGGGTCAAAAGCCCTTCGGGCGCGGTGGGACCGTTGATCACGGTATCAATATTTGCCGATTTCCACGGACGTGATGGTTATATCATTAAGCGGCTTGTAATTCTCGTCTACCTGAACGGTGTTTATCGCGTCGATGACTTCGGCGCCTTCATAGATCTGGCCGAAGATGGTGAACTGTCCGTCGAGCGTCGGGTCGCCGCCGATGGAGCCGTATTTCGCTATAACGTCGGGCGTGAAGCCGAGATTGAGCGACTGCGCCTTCTCGCCGCTCATCGCTTCGAGAATGTCGTCCGCGACCTTGTTGACGGTGACGATGTAGAACTGGTTGGAGTTCTTGTCGCCGGAGTTGCAGACACCGAGTGCGCCGAGGTAGTTGTGCAGGTTTATCGACAGCTCCTTCTCGAAGCCGTCGCCGTAGATGGTGTCCATATTGCCGTCTGACTGCAGAACGTCCTCGTAGAGATAGAGGAAAGACATGCCGTTATAGTAGCCGTCCTTCGCCTTCGCGGAGAAGTTTGCGACCGCCTTGGGCGCGTTTTCCGGGAAGAGTTTGAACTTCATCGTGCCGAGCGAGGTGTTGATTATCGCGATATCGTCGCCCGATTTAGGCGCGGCGAGCTGATAGTCGGGCGAAAGCTGCGTTTCGTCATCCGGATAGCCGGCGCGGTCTCCGCTGTCGGTTTCGTCGCCGGAGTCGTTCGTTTCGCCGCTGTCGACGGCGCTCGAGGAGATCGTTTCGCCGCCGGAGGAGGCGTCGTCGGAGCCCTTAGAGAAGACGTTTCTGACGAAGTCAGAGATCGCCGTGCCGAAGAAAATGAACACTATGAGAAGCACGATGACCGCGATTCCGATTATCATCAGCGCGGTACCTTTTTTGTTCTGCTTATACTTGGCTTTGTCTTCGCTTTTACCCATCGGGCAGACACCAACTCCGTTCAGAGTAATTTTAATAAGAGGATTATAACACGCTTTGCCGAATAATTCAACAAAAAATTCATAATTAGTTTGCGCCGTATTGACACCCTTCGCATAGGGTGATAAAATCATATTGTAAGAACAGTTCGCGGAAGCGGGGGATGAGTATGAAAATCAGAATATTCGGCATAGTGCCGGACTCTATAACCGACGGGCCGGGCTTCCGCTGCGGCATATTCACTCAGGGGTGCCTGCATCACTGCAAGGGCTGTCATAATCCGGAAAGCTGGGCGATGGACGGCGGCACGGAGTACGACACCGCGGACATAATCGCGATGTGGGATAAAAACCCTCTTCTGAAGGGGATAACCCTTTCCGGCGGCGACCCGTTCTATCAGCCGAAGCCCTGCCTCGAGCTCGCGAAGGCGGCGCACGCGAAGGGGCTGGACGTCTTCGCCTTCACCGGCTACACCTTCGAGGAGATA is a window encoding:
- the mgtE gene encoding magnesium transporter, whose product is MAEEISALLEEKDIPKLKQVLTPMNPADIAVIFKEVDEAKLPFLYRILPKELAAEVFVEMDGDQQELLIRAFSDRELHEMLDELYMDDTVDLIEEMPANVVTRILKNCDAKTRQTINEILKYPKDSAGALMTIEFVSLIEGMTVEQAFERIKRTGIDKETIYTCYVTDRARKLKGVVTAKDLMLADSGTIVDDIMETNVISVDTVEDKEVVAKQFQKYDLLALPVVDGEQRLVGIITVDDAIDVMEEEATEDISKMAAVNPLEDTYFKTSVFKHARNRFLWLFVLMLSATVTGLIIQHYEAAIAAIPALVAFIPTLMDTGGNCGSQASAMIIRGLAVGEIKTSDYFKAVWKELRIALLVGLSLSAVNTVRVFIMYGSSIGEQNIPTYMFAIVTACAMLVTITTAKFLGCSMPILASKIKIDPALMASPMITTIVDAVSVLAYFMIVTTILSAYF
- a CDS encoding peptidylprolyl isomerase, with the translated sequence MGKSEDKAKYKQNKKGTALMIIGIAVIVLLIVFIFFGTAISDFVRNVFSKGSDDASSGGETISSSAVDSGETNDSGDETDSGDRAGYPDDETQLSPDYQLAAPKSGDDIAIINTSLGTMKFKLFPENAPKAVANFSAKAKDGYYNGMSFLYLYEDVLQSDGNMDTIYGDGFEKELSINLHNYLGALGVCNSGDKNSNQFYIVTVNKVADDILEAMSGEKAQSLNLGFTPDVIAKYGSIGGDPTLDGQFTIFGQIYEGAEVIDAINTVQVDENYKPLNDITITSVEIGKY
- the nrdG gene encoding anaerobic ribonucleoside-triphosphate reductase activating protein; translated protein: MKIRIFGIVPDSITDGPGFRCGIFTQGCLHHCKGCHNPESWAMDGGTEYDTADIIAMWDKNPLLKGITLSGGDPFYQPKPCLELAKAAHAKGLDVFAFTGYTFEEIMKVAETDADVAALLRECDFLVDGPFILAERSLELLYRGSENQRILDMKKSLAEGKAVWAEEYRD